Proteins encoded together in one Paracidovorax wautersii window:
- the gmk gene encoding guanylate kinase, with protein MDYPGNLFVVAAPSGAGKSSLVKALLELDSHVQPSVSHTTRPPRGQEKHGREYFFTSDQEFDAMVASNGFVEWAHVHGRRYGTSRKAIEERVAEGADVILEIDFQGAIQIKEAFANAVLIFILPPSWEELRSRLERRGEDAPDIIEIRLANAAQEMAQAQKFDFVIINELFERALFDLKTVVHAQRLKYAAQRRARAETFESLNIT; from the coding sequence ATGGACTACCCCGGAAATCTCTTTGTAGTGGCAGCGCCCAGCGGCGCCGGCAAATCGAGCCTGGTCAAGGCTTTGCTGGAGCTTGACTCCCACGTGCAGCCTTCGGTCTCCCATACCACCCGCCCTCCCCGCGGGCAGGAAAAACACGGCCGCGAGTACTTCTTCACGTCGGACCAGGAGTTCGACGCCATGGTGGCCTCCAACGGCTTCGTGGAGTGGGCGCATGTGCACGGCCGGCGCTACGGGACGTCGCGCAAGGCCATCGAGGAACGCGTGGCAGAAGGGGCGGACGTGATCCTGGAGATCGACTTCCAGGGCGCCATCCAGATCAAGGAGGCGTTTGCCAACGCCGTGCTGATCTTCATCCTGCCGCCCAGCTGGGAAGAACTGCGCTCGCGGCTGGAACGGCGTGGCGAAGATGCACCCGACATCATCGAAATACGCCTGGCGAACGCCGCCCAGGAGATGGCCCAGGCCCAGAAATTCGACTTCGTTATAATCAACGAGTTGTTTGAACGCGCTCTTTTCGATTTGAAGACCGTTGTTCACGCTCAGCGCCTGAAGTATGCCGCCCAGCGCCGCGCCCGGGCCGAGACCTTCGAGTCGCTCAATATCACCTGA
- a CDS encoding YicC/YloC family endoribonuclease, producing MTGYASAQHTAPSAGSDAEGRHRRLGLEIRSVNSRFLDLSFRLSDELRAQEPALRSLLTGRLKRGKVEVRAFIESDDAGALPDPAPRLLQRLNSLQDAVRAWLPQAAPLTVADALRLCAGAGAGGAAEDWDAVLPALAQDALDDLLLAREREGKRLATMLQDRLSQLRALARQAVPLVPQLVEQQRQRFMERWKEAMALGEGAVAPEAAQDRALSEATAFAIRIDVAEEVTRLESHLDEIERLLKKGGEIGKRLDFLIQELHREANTLGSKSAALDLTRISVDMKVLIEQMREQVQNIE from the coding sequence ATGACCGGATACGCCAGCGCGCAGCACACCGCGCCCTCGGCAGGCTCCGACGCAGAGGGCCGCCACCGGCGCCTGGGCCTGGAAATCCGCTCCGTCAACAGCCGTTTCCTGGATCTGTCGTTCCGCCTGTCGGACGAGTTGCGCGCCCAGGAACCGGCCCTGCGCAGCCTCCTCACGGGCCGTCTCAAGCGCGGCAAGGTCGAGGTGCGCGCCTTCATCGAAAGCGACGACGCCGGCGCCCTGCCGGATCCAGCGCCGCGCCTGCTCCAGCGTCTCAACAGCCTGCAGGACGCCGTCCGCGCCTGGCTGCCCCAGGCCGCTCCGCTGACGGTGGCCGACGCCCTGCGCCTGTGTGCGGGCGCCGGTGCCGGCGGTGCCGCCGAGGACTGGGACGCGGTCCTTCCCGCGCTGGCCCAGGACGCCCTGGATGATCTGCTGCTCGCCCGCGAGCGCGAAGGCAAGCGCCTGGCCACCATGCTGCAGGACCGGCTGTCCCAACTGCGTGCCCTGGCCCGCCAGGCCGTGCCCCTGGTTCCGCAACTGGTGGAGCAGCAGCGCCAGCGCTTCATGGAGCGCTGGAAGGAAGCCATGGCGCTCGGCGAAGGCGCCGTAGCACCCGAGGCCGCGCAGGACCGCGCGCTGTCCGAGGCCACGGCCTTCGCCATCCGTATCGACGTGGCCGAAGAGGTCACGCGACTGGAATCCCATCTGGACGAGATCGAGCGCCTGCTCAAGAAAGGCGGCGAGATCGGCAAGCGGCTCGACTTCCTGATCCAGGAACTGCACCGCGAAGCTAACACCCTGGGCTCCAAATCCGCCGCCCTGGACCTGACGCGCATCAGCGTGGACATGAAGGTGCTGATCGAGCAGATGCGCGAGCAGGTGCAGAACATCGAGTGA
- the rdgB gene encoding RdgB/HAM1 family non-canonical purine NTP pyrophosphatase, giving the protein MKLVLASNNRGKLAELQSMLAPLGVELVRQADLGVGEAEEPFHTFVENALAKARFAAQHTGLPALADDAGLCVDAFGGLPGVQTAYYATQFGYEKGDDTNVQALLEQMAGIDQRRAAMVSTLVAVRSPHDPEPLIAVGRVVGEIARERRGTNGFGFDPIMFIPEFGKTFAELPVEVKNAHSHRGRSAQQMLALMHERWFAGAPEK; this is encoded by the coding sequence ATGAAACTGGTACTCGCATCCAACAACCGCGGCAAGCTGGCCGAACTGCAATCCATGCTGGCGCCGCTGGGCGTCGAACTGGTGCGCCAGGCCGATCTGGGCGTGGGCGAGGCCGAGGAGCCCTTCCACACCTTCGTGGAGAACGCGCTCGCCAAGGCCCGCTTCGCCGCGCAGCACACCGGCCTGCCGGCGCTGGCCGACGATGCCGGCCTGTGCGTGGACGCCTTCGGCGGCCTGCCGGGCGTGCAGACGGCGTACTACGCCACGCAGTTCGGCTACGAAAAGGGCGACGACACCAACGTGCAGGCCCTGCTGGAGCAGATGGCTGGCATCGACCAGCGCCGCGCCGCCATGGTGAGCACTCTGGTCGCCGTGCGCAGCCCGCATGACCCGGAACCGCTGATCGCCGTGGGCCGCGTGGTGGGTGAGATCGCCCGCGAGCGGCGCGGCACCAACGGCTTCGGCTTCGATCCGATCATGTTCATCCCCGAGTTCGGCAAGACCTTCGCCGAGCTGCCGGTGGAGGTGAAGAACGCCCACAGCCACCGCGGCCGCAGCGCGCAGCAGATGCTGGCGCTCATGCATGAGCGGTGGTTTGCGGGCGCTCCTGAAAAGTGA
- the rph gene encoding ribonuclease PH produces the protein MTPFLRTGGRAADQLRPVRITRRYTIHAEGSVLIEFGNTKVLCTASVEERVPPHKRGSGEGWVTAEYGMLPRSTHTRSDREAARGKQNGRTQEIQRLIGRSLRAVFDLKALGERTIQLDCDVIQADGGTRTAAITGAWVAAQDAVSQLIVQGKIAASPITAPLAAISVGIVQGTPLLDLEYVEDVDCDTDMNVVMTGAGHYVEVQGTAEGVAFTRQEMDQLLALAEKGVAELVALQQQALQD, from the coding sequence ATGACCCCCTTTCTTCGCACCGGCGGCCGCGCCGCCGACCAGCTGCGCCCCGTGCGCATCACCCGCCGCTACACCATCCACGCCGAGGGCTCGGTGCTGATCGAGTTCGGCAACACCAAGGTGCTGTGCACCGCGTCGGTGGAGGAGCGCGTGCCGCCGCACAAGCGCGGCAGCGGCGAGGGCTGGGTGACCGCCGAGTACGGCATGCTGCCGCGCTCCACGCACACCCGCAGCGACCGCGAGGCCGCCCGGGGCAAGCAGAACGGCCGCACGCAGGAGATCCAGCGCCTGATCGGCCGCAGCCTGCGCGCGGTCTTCGACCTCAAGGCCCTGGGCGAGCGCACCATCCAGCTCGACTGCGACGTGATTCAGGCCGACGGCGGCACGCGCACGGCGGCCATCACTGGCGCCTGGGTGGCGGCGCAGGACGCGGTCTCCCAGCTGATCGTCCAAGGCAAGATCGCGGCTTCGCCCATTACGGCGCCGCTGGCGGCGATCTCGGTGGGCATCGTGCAGGGCACGCCGCTGCTGGACCTGGAGTACGTGGAGGACGTGGACTGCGACACCGACATGAACGTGGTCATGACCGGCGCCGGCCACTATGTCGAGGTGCAGGGCACGGCCGAGGGCGTGGCCTTCACCCGCCAGGAGATGGACCAGCTGCTGGCGCTGGCCGAGAAGGGCGTGGCCGAGCTGGTCGCGCTGCAGCAGCAAGCGCTGCAAGATTGA
- a CDS encoding I78 family peptidase inhibitor: protein MRPLRIASALALLALAAGCTGTGPLGTQPPVIGANTGPVGGTCDAQGAKGLVGQNSTAKVVEDARVRSGAQMARVLRPGQMITKEFDAQRLNLEVDGTGRITAVRCG, encoded by the coding sequence ATGCGCCCCCTTCGTATCGCCTCCGCCCTCGCCCTCCTGGCCCTCGCCGCCGGCTGCACCGGCACCGGTCCGCTGGGCACCCAGCCGCCGGTCATCGGGGCCAATACCGGCCCGGTGGGAGGCACTTGCGACGCACAGGGGGCGAAGGGGCTGGTGGGCCAGAACAGCACGGCCAAGGTGGTCGAGGACGCCCGCGTGCGCTCCGGCGCGCAGATGGCCCGGGTACTGCGCCCCGGCCAGATGATCACCAAGGAGTTTGACGCCCAGCGGCTGAACCTGGAGGTGGACGGCACGGGCCGCATCACCGCCGTGCGCTGCGGCTGA
- a CDS encoding bifunctional (p)ppGpp synthetase/guanosine-3',5'-bis(diphosphate) 3'-pyrophosphohydrolase, translating to MNAVLNKVQASEARPGEGAGSLSPSAAAANAAAASFAALMDNLDYLDAASIEQVRQAYRFADEAHLGQLRNSGEPYITHPIAVAAQCATWKLDAQALMAALLHDAMEDCGVTKSDLIDRFGAPVAELVDGLTKLDKLQFDTREENQAESFRKMLLAMARDVRVILVKLADRTHNMRTLSDMPRSKWGRISSETLEIYAPIAHRLGLNQTYRELQDLSFRHLHPWRYATLSKAVNKARNRRRDIVQKVQHDVDAAFTRIGMKVRLAGREKTLYAIYQKMELKHLSFAQVTDIYGFRVIVPNVTDCYTALGVLHQMYKPVPGKFKDHIAIAKLNGYQSLHTTLVGPSNVNIEFQMRTEEMHVVAEAGVAAHWLYKAQDSDGKAAERLGTKWLQSLLDIQNETRDAAEFWDHVKVDLFPDAVYVFTPKSQIMALPRGATVVDFAYAIHSNVGDHTIAAKINNEQVPLRTELKNGDVVEVITAPVSTPNPAWLGFVRTGRARSKIRHYLKTLAQTESAGLGEKLLTQALRAEGIEQLPDEQTDHALWEKLLRFTGNRSRAELMTDIGLGKRIAGIVAKRIVVLMSEHGHRPNALLLTRERYSSHENLSQGGVTLDGSENASVQFAPCCRPVPGDPIVGYLGRGEGLVVHHSECAVAKKLQHKDSERFIAVDWSDEPTRLFETGIVVTVSNGKGVLARIAAELANSEADIVHVDMDDEAAMDTTDLRFVVAVRDQAHLEAALRNLRRTQAVLRAFRTLPKS from the coding sequence ATGAATGCGGTGTTGAACAAGGTCCAGGCTTCGGAAGCACGTCCCGGTGAAGGCGCCGGCTCGCTCAGTCCATCCGCTGCAGCTGCCAACGCGGCAGCCGCCAGCTTCGCCGCGCTGATGGACAACCTGGATTACCTCGACGCCGCCAGCATCGAACAGGTGCGCCAGGCCTATCGCTTTGCCGACGAAGCCCACCTGGGTCAGCTGCGCAACAGCGGAGAGCCGTACATCACCCATCCCATCGCCGTGGCTGCGCAGTGCGCCACGTGGAAGCTCGACGCGCAGGCCCTGATGGCCGCGCTGCTGCACGATGCGATGGAAGACTGTGGCGTCACCAAGTCGGATCTGATTGACCGTTTTGGCGCTCCGGTGGCTGAGTTGGTGGATGGCCTGACCAAGCTCGACAAGCTGCAGTTCGACACGCGGGAAGAGAACCAGGCCGAATCGTTTCGCAAGATGCTGCTGGCCATGGCCCGCGACGTGCGGGTCATCCTGGTGAAACTGGCGGACCGTACGCACAACATGCGCACGCTCTCCGACATGCCGCGCAGCAAATGGGGCCGCATCTCCTCGGAAACGCTCGAGATCTACGCTCCGATCGCCCACCGCCTCGGCCTGAACCAGACATATCGAGAACTGCAGGACCTGTCGTTCCGCCATCTGCATCCCTGGCGTTACGCTACGCTGTCCAAGGCGGTGAACAAGGCGCGCAACCGCCGCCGGGACATCGTGCAGAAGGTCCAGCACGACGTGGATGCGGCCTTTACCCGCATCGGTATGAAAGTGCGCCTGGCGGGCCGAGAAAAGACGCTGTACGCCATCTACCAGAAGATGGAGCTCAAGCACCTGAGTTTCGCCCAGGTCACCGACATCTATGGCTTCCGTGTGATCGTCCCCAACGTCACCGACTGCTACACCGCCCTGGGCGTGCTGCACCAGATGTACAAGCCGGTGCCTGGCAAGTTCAAGGACCACATCGCCATTGCCAAGCTCAACGGCTATCAGTCCCTGCACACCACGTTGGTCGGGCCGTCCAACGTGAACATCGAGTTCCAGATGCGCACCGAGGAGATGCACGTCGTCGCCGAGGCCGGGGTGGCAGCGCACTGGCTCTACAAGGCGCAGGATTCCGATGGCAAGGCGGCGGAGCGCCTGGGAACCAAGTGGCTGCAGTCACTGCTGGACATCCAGAACGAGACCCGCGATGCCGCCGAGTTCTGGGACCACGTCAAGGTGGATCTGTTCCCGGACGCGGTCTACGTCTTCACCCCCAAGAGCCAGATCATGGCCCTGCCCCGGGGCGCGACGGTGGTGGATTTTGCCTATGCCATCCACAGCAACGTGGGCGACCACACCATCGCGGCCAAGATCAACAACGAGCAAGTGCCCTTGCGCACGGAACTCAAGAACGGCGATGTCGTGGAGGTCATCACCGCCCCGGTATCCACGCCCAACCCCGCCTGGCTGGGCTTCGTGCGTACCGGCCGGGCTCGCTCCAAGATCCGGCACTACCTGAAGACACTTGCCCAGACCGAATCGGCCGGGCTCGGCGAAAAGCTGTTGACCCAGGCACTGCGGGCCGAGGGCATAGAACAACTGCCCGACGAACAAACCGACCACGCACTGTGGGAGAAACTGCTGCGCTTTACCGGCAACCGTAGCCGCGCGGAGCTCATGACCGACATCGGCCTGGGCAAACGCATCGCAGGCATTGTCGCGAAGCGCATCGTGGTGCTGATGTCCGAGCACGGACATCGTCCCAATGCACTGCTGCTGACCCGTGAGCGCTACAGCTCGCACGAGAACCTTTCCCAGGGCGGTGTCACGCTGGACGGTAGCGAAAACGCATCGGTACAGTTTGCGCCCTGCTGCCGGCCTGTGCCGGGCGATCCGATCGTGGGCTATCTCGGCCGAGGCGAGGGTCTGGTGGTCCACCACAGCGAATGCGCGGTCGCGAAGAAGCTCCAGCACAAGGACAGCGAGCGCTTCATCGCCGTGGATTGGTCCGACGAGCCGACGCGGCTGTTCGAGACCGGCATCGTGGTCACCGTGTCCAATGGGAAAGGGGTGCTTGCCCGCATTGCAGCGGAACTGGCCAACTCCGAAGCCGACATCGTCCACGTCGACATGGACGACGAGGCCGCGATGGACACCACCGATCTGCGCTTCGTCGTGGCGGTGCGCGACCAGGCCCACCTGGAGGCAGCCCTGCGCAACCTACGGCGGACACAGGCGGTTCTGCGCGCATTCAGAACGCTGCCCAAGAGCTGA
- the hemW gene encoding radical SAM family heme chaperone HemW translates to MTIPIHPATAEAAPVRDVQHYMRPGLLQLQSLPPLSLYVHLPWCLKKCPYCDFNSHEARAGAEALPEGRYLDALMADVEAALPLIWGRTVHSIFIGGGTPSLFAPASIDRLLGGLRARLRLEADCEITLEANPGTFEKDRFRAYRAAGVTRLSVGVQSFDDRFLKALGRVHDRAQALAAMHEAREAFDTFNLDLMYALPGQTLDDLDRDLQTALDLQPPHLSIYHLTIEPGTYFAKYPPLVPEDDMAYAMLDRITERTAAAGMQRYEISAYAREGHACWHNTNYWQFGDYLGIGAGAHSKLSFAHRVVRQVRFREPGLYMDNALAGRAVAQDEDVRRADLPFEYMLNALRLRDGFALQDFTARTGLPVTAIARGLDEAERKGLIERSMGHVRPTERGFDFLSDLQALFLAD, encoded by the coding sequence ATGACGATCCCCATCCACCCTGCCACCGCTGAGGCCGCGCCCGTGCGCGACGTGCAGCACTACATGCGCCCCGGCCTGCTCCAGCTGCAGAGCCTGCCGCCGCTGTCGCTGTACGTGCACCTGCCGTGGTGCCTGAAGAAGTGCCCGTACTGCGACTTCAACTCGCACGAGGCCCGCGCCGGCGCTGAGGCCCTGCCCGAGGGTCGCTACCTCGACGCGCTGATGGCCGATGTGGAGGCCGCGCTGCCGCTGATCTGGGGCCGCACGGTGCACAGCATCTTCATCGGCGGCGGCACGCCCAGCCTGTTCGCGCCTGCGTCCATCGACCGCCTGCTGGGCGGCCTGCGCGCGCGCCTGCGGCTGGAGGCGGATTGCGAGATCACTCTGGAGGCCAACCCCGGCACGTTCGAGAAGGACCGCTTCCGCGCCTACCGGGCGGCCGGCGTCACGCGGCTGTCGGTCGGCGTGCAGAGCTTCGACGACCGCTTCCTGAAGGCGCTGGGCCGCGTGCACGACCGCGCGCAGGCACTGGCTGCCATGCACGAGGCGCGCGAGGCCTTCGACACCTTCAACCTCGACCTGATGTACGCCCTGCCGGGCCAGACCCTGGACGACCTGGACCGCGACCTGCAGACCGCGCTGGACCTGCAGCCGCCGCACCTGTCCATCTACCACCTGACCATCGAGCCCGGCACCTACTTCGCCAAGTACCCGCCCTTGGTGCCCGAGGACGACATGGCCTACGCCATGCTCGACCGCATCACCGAGCGCACGGCCGCGGCGGGCATGCAGCGCTACGAAATCTCCGCCTATGCGCGCGAGGGCCATGCCTGCTGGCACAACACCAACTACTGGCAGTTCGGCGATTACCTGGGCATCGGCGCGGGGGCGCACAGCAAGCTCAGCTTTGCGCACCGCGTGGTGCGGCAGGTGCGCTTTCGCGAGCCCGGCCTGTACATGGACAACGCGCTGGCGGGCCGCGCCGTGGCGCAGGACGAGGACGTGCGGCGCGCCGACCTGCCGTTCGAATACATGCTCAATGCGCTGCGCCTGCGCGACGGCTTCGCGCTGCAGGACTTCACCGCGCGCACCGGCCTGCCGGTGACCGCCATCGCCCGCGGCCTGGACGAGGCCGAGCGCAAGGGGCTGATCGAGCGCTCCATGGGCCACGTGCGCCCGACGGAGCGCGGATTCGACTTTCTCAGCGACCTGCAGGCGCTGTTCCTGGCCGACTGA
- a CDS encoding serine/threonine-protein phosphatase produces MKFSVFQVSRRGGREKNEDRMGYCYTRESGLFVLADGMGGHPEGEVAAQIAIQTVSALFQREAKPALSSVPDFLASALLAAHHQILRYASDKGMADSPRTTLVMAVVQDGRAHWIHCGDSRLYMVRAGELVTRTRDHSYQELRAAALPGMDKFNRNVLFTCLGSPTKPIYDVTGPVPLSQGDRLLLCSDGLWGVLDDTFIARGLGRQTVANAVPDLVEDALRKAGDTSDNVTVVAMEWETPDTFQSTQGVSTDSISEDVFASTIQAGPLDGFVDDLDDEAIERSIAEINEAIRRSAARKA; encoded by the coding sequence ATGAAGTTCTCCGTCTTTCAGGTCAGCCGCCGGGGCGGGCGGGAGAAGAACGAGGACCGCATGGGGTATTGCTATACCCGCGAGTCCGGCCTGTTCGTGCTGGCCGATGGCATGGGCGGACACCCTGAAGGCGAGGTGGCGGCGCAGATCGCCATCCAGACCGTGTCCGCGCTGTTCCAGCGCGAGGCCAAGCCGGCCTTGTCCAGCGTGCCGGACTTTCTCGCCTCGGCCCTGCTGGCCGCACACCACCAGATCCTGCGCTATGCCAGCGACAAGGGCATGGCGGATTCGCCCCGCACCACGCTCGTCATGGCCGTGGTGCAGGACGGCCGCGCCCACTGGATCCACTGCGGCGATTCGCGTCTGTACATGGTGCGTGCCGGCGAACTGGTGACCCGCACGCGCGACCACTCGTACCAGGAGCTGCGGGCCGCGGCCCTTCCCGGCATGGACAAGTTCAACCGCAACGTGCTCTTCACCTGCCTGGGCTCGCCCACCAAGCCGATCTACGACGTGACCGGCCCCGTGCCGCTGTCGCAGGGCGACCGGCTGCTGCTGTGCTCCGACGGCCTGTGGGGCGTGCTGGACGACACCTTCATCGCACGCGGGCTGGGCCGGCAGACGGTGGCCAACGCCGTGCCCGACCTGGTCGAGGACGCGCTGCGCAAGGCCGGCGACACCAGCGACAACGTGACGGTGGTGGCCATGGAGTGGGAGACGCCGGACACGTTCCAGTCCACGCAGGGCGTGTCCACGGACAGCATCAGCGAGGATGTGTTCGCCTCCACCATTCAGGCAGGGCCGCTGGACGGGTTCGTGGACGACCTCGACGACGAGGCCATCGAGCGCTCGATCGCCGAGATCAACGAGGCCATCCGCCGCTCGGCCGCGCGGAAGGCATGA
- the rpoZ gene encoding DNA-directed RNA polymerase subunit omega, whose translation MARITVEDCLEQIPNRFQLVLAATYRARMLSQGHAPKIESRNKPAVTALREIADGKIGLEMLKKVPG comes from the coding sequence ATGGCCCGCATCACCGTCGAAGACTGCCTCGAGCAAATCCCCAACCGCTTCCAGCTGGTGCTGGCTGCGACCTACCGCGCCCGCATGCTGAGCCAAGGCCACGCCCCCAAGATCGAAAGCCGCAACAAGCCCGCCGTGACCGCCCTGCGCGAGATCGCCGACGGCAAGATCGGCCTGGAGATGCTGAAGAAGGTTCCGGGCTGA
- a CDS encoding alpha/beta hydrolase — MSAQQLQSILQIAAQNPPPPLADLPRLRAWFDATNSQMPPADDLRITALRIPGAEGSTLDAEVLDTPGSDPTKLIIYFHAGGFLFGSLQSHRTLCSYLGQFSGARVLNVAYRLAPEHPAPTAHEDAFAAYQWALANGYAASAIALAGDSAGGNLALATAVRVRDRGLARPCAVVALSPGLDFTAEGESHRTVDDPFITQELMDLVVAGYAQGGDPRSEAMTPFYSALEGLPPVQLQVGSQERLRDDAETMAARLTSAGVDVECHVWPGMVHCWQLFAPLLDEAMASLEQAGRFIAARQRS, encoded by the coding sequence ATGTCCGCACAACAGCTGCAATCCATCCTGCAGATCGCCGCCCAGAACCCTCCTCCGCCCCTTGCAGACCTGCCGCGGCTACGCGCCTGGTTCGATGCCACCAACAGCCAGATGCCGCCGGCCGACGATTTGCGCATCACCGCACTGCGCATTCCCGGCGCGGAGGGCTCGACACTGGACGCCGAGGTGCTGGATACCCCCGGCAGCGATCCCACCAAGCTCATCATCTACTTCCACGCCGGCGGCTTCCTCTTCGGATCGCTGCAGTCCCACCGCACACTGTGCTCCTATCTGGGCCAGTTCAGCGGGGCGCGCGTGCTGAACGTGGCATACCGGCTGGCACCCGAGCACCCCGCGCCGACCGCGCACGAGGATGCCTTCGCCGCGTACCAGTGGGCGCTCGCGAACGGATATGCCGCCTCGGCGATCGCCCTGGCCGGAGACTCTGCCGGCGGCAACCTCGCGCTGGCGACGGCCGTCCGCGTCCGGGACCGCGGCCTGGCGCGCCCCTGCGCCGTCGTGGCCCTGTCGCCAGGGCTGGACTTCACCGCGGAGGGAGAGTCGCACCGTACGGTGGACGACCCCTTCATTACCCAGGAACTGATGGACCTGGTCGTTGCGGGCTACGCACAAGGCGGCGATCCCCGGTCCGAAGCCATGACCCCGTTCTACAGCGCCCTGGAAGGCCTGCCGCCCGTGCAGCTGCAGGTCGGCAGCCAGGAACGGCTGCGGGACGACGCGGAGACCATGGCGGCCCGACTCACATCCGCAGGCGTTGACGTCGAGTGCCATGTGTGGCCCGGCATGGTGCACTGCTGGCAGCTGTTCGCCCCTCTCCTCGACGAGGCCATGGCGTCGCTCGAACAAGCCGGCCGGTTCATCGCCGCCCGGCAACGAAGCTAG
- the greB gene encoding transcription elongation factor GreB, whose product MSKAFTKETDTDPDDDESAALPVIPAGNKNYITPQGYQRLRSELLELIDVERPKVVEVVHWAASNGDRSENGDYLYGKKRLREIDRRIRFLTKRLEIAEVVDPSLHAGSEQIFFGATVTYVDDEGVERTITIKGIDEADNREGQVSWISPVARALLKAKEGDEVPLHTPGGMRMLEVVAVTYPEPGSAA is encoded by the coding sequence ATGAGCAAGGCGTTCACCAAGGAGACCGATACCGACCCGGACGATGACGAGTCGGCAGCTCTTCCGGTCATTCCAGCGGGTAATAAAAACTACATCACGCCCCAGGGCTATCAGCGGCTGCGTTCAGAGCTGCTGGAGTTGATCGACGTCGAGCGTCCCAAGGTGGTGGAAGTCGTTCATTGGGCGGCCAGCAATGGAGACCGGTCGGAGAACGGGGACTACCTGTACGGCAAGAAGCGTTTGCGCGAGATCGACCGCCGCATCCGCTTCCTGACCAAACGGCTGGAGATTGCCGAGGTGGTCGATCCGTCGCTGCATGCGGGAAGCGAGCAGATTTTCTTCGGCGCAACCGTGACGTACGTGGATGACGAGGGTGTTGAGCGCACCATCACCATCAAGGGAATCGATGAGGCGGACAATCGGGAAGGACAGGTGAGTTGGATCTCTCCGGTGGCCCGCGCGCTGCTGAAAGCCAAGGAAGGGGATGAGGTGCCGTTGCACACGCCTGGCGGAATGCGCATGTTGGAGGTCGTGGCGGTCACCTACCCGGAGCCTGGTAGCGCAGCCTGA
- a CDS encoding serine/threonine-protein kinase yields MSKIKPAPLPPDTVIGGYRVVRRLSSGGFGVVYLATDADGQQVAVKEYLPSSLVARAPGELLPRVPPEKLSLYRLGLKSFFEEGRSLAQISHASVVSVLNFFRENETVYMVMNYLEGATLQDFIITARDLKTQKVFRESTIRSLFDEVLRGLRIVHQHKMLHLDIKPANIFITDDNKAVLIDFGAAREVLSKEGNFIRPMYTPGFAAPEMYRRDSQMGPWTDIYAIGACIYACMQGFPPNEAPQRAEKDRLSLALTKLRGVYSDNLIEVVEWCMALDPLSRPQSVFALQKELSREGERRYTKLSVGERMRLQLDTLVTDTKKNVQKVGDATGLAGRAK; encoded by the coding sequence ATGTCCAAGATCAAGCCGGCGCCTCTGCCGCCAGATACCGTGATCGGCGGGTACCGCGTGGTCCGCCGGCTGTCGTCCGGCGGGTTTGGCGTGGTGTATCTCGCCACCGACGCCGACGGCCAGCAAGTCGCCGTCAAGGAATACCTGCCGTCCTCGCTGGTGGCACGCGCCCCCGGCGAACTGTTGCCGCGGGTGCCGCCCGAAAAGCTCTCGCTGTACCGCCTCGGGCTCAAGAGCTTCTTCGAGGAAGGGCGTTCGCTGGCGCAGATCTCGCACGCCTCGGTGGTGAGCGTGCTCAATTTCTTCCGCGAGAACGAAACCGTCTACATGGTGATGAACTACCTGGAGGGCGCCACCCTGCAGGACTTCATCATCACCGCACGCGACCTCAAGACCCAGAAGGTCTTCCGCGAATCCACCATCCGCTCGCTGTTCGACGAGGTGCTGCGGGGCCTGCGCATCGTTCACCAGCACAAGATGCTGCACCTGGACATCAAGCCCGCCAACATCTTCATCACGGACGACAACAAGGCCGTGCTGATCGACTTCGGCGCCGCGCGCGAGGTGCTGTCCAAAGAGGGCAACTTCATCCGTCCCATGTACACCCCCGGCTTCGCCGCGCCCGAGATGTACCGCCGCGATTCGCAGATGGGGCCTTGGACCGACATCTACGCCATCGGCGCCTGCATCTACGCCTGCATGCAGGGTTTTCCGCCCAACGAGGCGCCGCAGCGCGCCGAGAAGGACCGCCTGTCGCTGGCGCTGACCAAGCTGCGGGGCGTGTATTCGGACAACCTCATCGAGGTCGTCGAGTGGTGCATGGCGCTGGATCCGCTCTCGCGTCCGCAGTCCGTGTTCGCGCTGCAGAAGGAGCTGAGCCGCGAGGGCGAGCGCCGCTACACCAAGCTGAGCGTGGGCGAGCGCATGCGGCTGCAGCTGGACACCCTGGTGACCGACACCAAGAAGAACGTGCAGAAGGTCGGTGACGCCACCGGCCTGGCGGGCCGCGCCAAATGA